The following is a genomic window from Hymenobacter sp. APR13.
CGGTCGCCTACTGGTAGCCCTTGCCGCCGAGCCAGCGCCTGGACAGGGCCACAATTTCAGTGAGCGGAATGCGCATCTCCAGTAACTCGCTTTTGCTAAGTGCCATGCATGCAAGCATGGTCATGAACAGGCGCGTTTCCACCATAGACAAATCAAAGCGTGCGTTTAACAGCGCGCTGTGATGCACAATGAGCTTGCTGACAGGCTTTTCGAGTGCGGGAATCAGATAAGGTGACTTGCACAACGAATTTCCGCGTGGTTTCTGTAATAGATGAGGCGTTCTACCAGCTAAAAATCAAATAGTCAGCTACCCTGGAAACATATAAAGCAGGGAAACAATCAGGTTTGAACAGGTCGTATCTTTCAAGAAAAGGCTGTTAAAGAAGGGCCGCCGCTGTCGTGGTTTTTGTAATAGATGGATGACGCCGAATAATCAGTCAGACCTTCTAGCCCACTTCAAATATCACGACTTAGAAGCCTTTATATCATCTAGTTATTTCAATTGAAATACATTGAAAATGATGTCTTGCACTGGTGCTTCACGATCTATCGTATGCCGGACACCTATTACCAGAACCACGCAGACTCCTTCCGGCCCGCCCCCATAATGAGCGGGCATCTATTACCAAAACCACGCAGAGGCACTGCTTCGCGTTTACCCAAGCAGGTGTAGGTGGCTGAGTGCTCATCGGAAGCAAAATCTTCTACGGACTAAGCGGAAGATCCTGATTCCTGTCGTGGTTTTTGTAATAGATGAGACTGTCCCTCCCCGGTTAGTGGCGCTGAACGCATTCCCGCTGGTAAGCCACTACGCAGGCTTTATTCCTGACGCCCACCCCCTTGCCAAACCCTGCTTCCAGTACGAATTGAATGGTACTCAACTCAGATTCCCGCCTGAAAGGTTGCGCCTGCCATCAGCTCAGGACAAACCAGAATGGATTGCGCATCACGCGCGCTTTCAACGCGTCGAGCAAGACCCCGTCCTGACGCGAGTCGAACTTGCGGGCTCAGCGGCGGCAGTGGCCCGAAGATCGGCCTGGAACACGGCCAGCAACAATTCGAGCTGGCCGGGCCCCCACCTCTGTGTCATTGCCAAGAGCCGGTACTCGCCCCACGCCAAGTGCACGCCTAGGTTGCTGTCGCCGGCGAAGCCAAGCTTGCGGGGGCGTGCGCAGCGGCCGGATTTCAGGAAACATATTGGCCAGCGGCTGCGGGCTCTGGGTGGACAAAACGTTGTTAACAACGATAATTTGAGGTGTTCTGGCTGATCCGGATACAACTGGGAGGGTGTTTTTCACCCTGTGCCCGGATTGCGCAAACGCCCCGCGCTATACTGTTTACCGGGTTGCCAGACGGAAGCAAAACGTGACTTCCCACCCCTTTTCTGTAGTTATATAACCCCTTTTTTGTAGTTGTATAGATACAGCTCCCGGCGCTCCGGGAATTACCCACAACTCATTAACATAAAGAACTTTACAGTATATTACTACAAAAAGAGGGTCTGCCCTGCGGCATCTCCCTGCCGTTTACGGCTCTTACATCCCGCAAATCAGCTGATCCGGATGGCTGCGGAACATATGACTACAAAAAAGGGGTCAGCCCTAACCCCTCGTTTCCAGCTTAACGGCTACTGGGAGGCTGCTACTGCATGATCTTTTGAAAACTCACTTTCAAAAAGACTACTCAAGAAACTAGTAGTTTTCTTCATTTAAGAAGTTTACTAGTTTACGGGTGCCATAAGACACTGACATTCAAAATTATACAGAGGCATAATGCTACAAAAAAGGGGTCATACAACTACAAAAAAGGGGTGAGTTGCTACAAAAAAGGGGTCATATGACTACAAAAAAGGGCCCGCCAGCCCATGATATGACTACAAAAAAGGGGTTAAACAGCTACATTTTTTTAGACATGTAGCATAATAGGGTCCGGCTGCGTATTTTAGGTCTATGAAACAGCCTGACTCGATGAACGCAGCCCGCCCGGTACACCCGCTGATTGTGCAGCACAACGCACTGATCAATGCCCGGTTCGTGCTCAATACCACGGAGTCACGGCTGTTTCTGGCGCTGCTCAGCCGCATCGGCCGGGATGACACGCAGTTTCAGGTGTGCCGGATCCCGGTGCGCGAGCTCATGGCCCACAGCACGAGCAACTCTACCTACGAGCTGGTTCGCAAAACACTCCGGCACTTTGCTTCCCGCACCTTGCTGATCGAGAAGCTGGATGCCACCGCTCGCCGCCAGACCCAGCCCGACTTCTCCATTCTGCCGCTGCTGGCATTTGCCGAGTACAAGCATCAGGAAGGCGTGGTTGAGGCGCGCTTCAACGATCTGCTGATGCCCTACCTGCTGCAGCTCCGCGAAAACTTCACCAAAGCCCAGCTCACGGAGCTGCTGAAGCTTAAAAGCAGCAATGCCTACCGGGTCTACCTGCTGCTGCGCGAATATGCCGCCTTCGGCAAACGCGTGATGGCGGTGGCGGAGTTGAAAACCATCCTGGGGGTGGAAGAGGAATACGACCGGTTCACCAACTTCAGAGCCCGCATCCTGGACCCGGCGCAAAGCGAACTGGCCCAGACCGATATGGCCTTCACGTATGTGCTGGAAAAGCAGGGCCGTACAATCACGCATATCTGCTTTCTGTTTAAGCCTACCGGCGCCGCGCTGGTGCCGGCACCGGCACCGGAAACCAGCTGGGAAGCTACGCTGCTGGAAGCGGGCGTTGCCGCCAAAAGCCTAGCCGGCATCAAAACACAGCTGGAAAACGGCTACTACGACGAAGGCTACATCTATTTTGTGGTCGCGCATGTTCGCCGCCAGGCGGCAGCCGGGAAGGTGAAGAAGCTGGCAGGAGCAGTGTACAAGGCTTTGCTGGAAGGCTACCTGCTGGAAGACTACCGACGACAGCTGCGCCACGGCGAGGCGGGAGAGCCGGGGCGAAACCCTGCCAAACCGGTCGTCGCGCAGCAGGAGCGGCACACGCTTGACGACGTGCACGCTATGTACGAAACCATGCGCCAGCGCAGGCTCATTCCCGATGAGAGCTTCGAGCAGAACCTGGCCCGGGTATGGCTCTCCGCCGGCTTTCGCCAGGAAACGGACGCGCAGGGCATCCAATGGCTGATCAAACCCTGAGCTAGCCGCAGACGCACCATACCGCTATCAAGGGCAATGCGTTCCTACGCGTGGCAGCAGCACCAAACCGGCCGTTGAGGCCGGCACCACTGTTTTCGACGAAGGCGCGAGCTGGCCTGCCACGAGGGGTGTTACCGAATCTACCGTGACAGCTGGAAAACGCTTGATCTGCCTTTTCCGACGCGCGCCGAAACGCCATAGCTTTCAGCCATGATGACGCAATTTGCGCAGTTCTACCCCTCGGGCCTGATCCGCTACACTCAGACCACCTACCTGGAGCTTGTCACCGATACCGAAGTCCACCGCATCGATATCGTGGGCAAGCTCAGCGCCCGGCTGCAGCGCGGCACCCACGGCCCCGTCTCCTTCCACCACGACCACCCGCTGCTCAATGGCGTCAACCGGCCCCAGACCTACCTCATGGCCCGGGCTACCAGCCATTACGTCCCCGACGCGCCGGCCCTGCTGGCGGCCATTCGCCAGGAGCTACGCAAGCAGGCCGGCGCGTGGTACAGCTTCGCGCCCGCCACCTGGGCCATGTGGTGGCACCGGTTGGCGGCAAACAACGTGCGCCCCGACCTCACTCGCACCGGGGGCATTATCCTGGAAAGCGTACCCGTTCCTGTAGCTCAGGCAGTGGCCGCCATCTGCGCTGAGCATGGGGTGGAAACCTACTGGCAAACCGCCGGGGAACACTACGTTTCCCCAACCACCACGCCGCAGTACCAGCTGTTGCTCATCGGCCGAAGCTACGTTATTGCCCGCACGTTTTTCGTCAGCACGCTGCTGGGAAACCCAATGGCAAGGACTGCGCCCTGCTTTCCTGGAAGGCCCGGCTAATCCCCACACTTTCAGCACGTCGAGCCTGCGTGGACGAGCGGCCGCCGCCCAGACCGGTGCCGTTGGCCATCAGCTAGTTGTTGCGGTTCCAGCCCTGCACCCCGCTTCTGTAAAACAGCGGCTGGCCGTGCTCTCGGCCAGCTGCATGGCGCTGCCGATGATGAGCTTGGTGCCGCCGCCGAGGTTGAAGCGCAGGGCGGCGTAGTTGCCGATATACCACATGTCGTAGGCGCGCTGGGCGCGGGCGGACAGGCCCACCGCCAGCAGCAGACTCAGTAACAGCTTATGCATACACCCCGACGGAAATAACGATAGGCTGGCCCCGGCCCAGTGGGCTCGCGGACGCAAACCTATAGCTATTTTCGGGCAGCTTCCACCGCCATCCTCCCGGCCGAGGCGGGCTGGAAGGCAGGGGATGAAGCACAATAAAACTTGTTTAAAGCAAATATTTGCCTTTTATTATACCATTTGCATGCATCACACGGTGATGTGATGCCAGCTCCTGCTGGCGGACTCGCCGCCCCTACCCGCATTCTTGCCAGCTATTTTAGCTGGGTAACGCACGCCGTCATGCCGGCCCACGTAAGGGCATAGGTGGGTAAAAACAGGTTTTTAATCCGATGTTACCAAGTAACACCCGGGCTTATGACCGGACGCCAAGCCGGCTTATCAAACAATTTACTAATTATATTAGTATACTTGCCGTGTTCGCGCTATATTCCGCTCCGTATGACCACCATCGAACTCTTTGACGTCGGCGAGCCGACTACCACGCTGTGGCTGCCCGTGTTTGCCTCCCTGGTGCCCGCCGGCTTCCCCTCACCGGCCTCCGACGAGCTGGAAGAGCTCTTTGACCTGAACCGCATCCTGTTCCGCCACCCCGAGGCCACGTACCTGATCCGGGTGTCGGGCGAGAGCATGCAAGGAGCGGAAATCCACGCCGGCGACCTGCTGGCCGTCGACAAGCACCTCGAAGCCGACCACAACCACATCGTGGTGGCCGTGGTGGAGGGCGAGTGCACCGTCAAGCGCCTGGTGCGGCGCGGCACCAGCTGGTGGCTGCAGGCCGAAAACCCGGCCTACGCCGACTACGAAATCACCGAGCCCGACAACCTGCGCATCTGGGGCGTGGTCACCCACGTCGTGCACGAGCTCATCCCCGGCAAGCTCACCGCCCTGCTCCGCAGCCGCGACTGAATACCCTCATACAGCACGTCCTGCCTGATCTGGCGTCCGCCTGTTGGAGCATCTCTACTGCTTCGTTGCGCCTAAGCACCAAGCACTAACAACTATCCACTACCAACTACCCATGTACGGCCTTGTCGACGGCAACAACTTCTACGTCAGCTGCGAGCGGGTCTTCCAGCCCCGCCTCGACGGCCGCCCCGTGGTGGTCTTATCAAACAACGACGGCAACGTGGTAAGCCGCTCGGCTGAGGCCAAGCAGCTGGGCATTGCCATGGGCGCCCCGTT
Proteins encoded in this region:
- a CDS encoding replication initiation protein, coding for MKQPDSMNAARPVHPLIVQHNALINARFVLNTTESRLFLALLSRIGRDDTQFQVCRIPVRELMAHSTSNSTYELVRKTLRHFASRTLLIEKLDATARRQTQPDFSILPLLAFAEYKHQEGVVEARFNDLLMPYLLQLRENFTKAQLTELLKLKSSNAYRVYLLLREYAAFGKRVMAVAELKTILGVEEEYDRFTNFRARILDPAQSELAQTDMAFTYVLEKQGRTITHICFLFKPTGAALVPAPAPETSWEATLLEAGVAAKSLAGIKTQLENGYYDEGYIYFVVAHVRRQAAAGKVKKLAGAVYKALLEGYLLEDYRRQLRHGEAGEPGRNPAKPVVAQQERHTLDDVHAMYETMRQRRLIPDESFEQNLARVWLSAGFRQETDAQGIQWLIKP
- a CDS encoding LexA family protein, with amino-acid sequence MTTIELFDVGEPTTTLWLPVFASLVPAGFPSPASDELEELFDLNRILFRHPEATYLIRVSGESMQGAEIHAGDLLAVDKHLEADHNHIVVAVVEGECTVKRLVRRGTSWWLQAENPAYADYEITEPDNLRIWGVVTHVVHELIPGKLTALLRSRD